In the Dryobates pubescens isolate bDryPub1 chromosome 30, bDryPub1.pri, whole genome shotgun sequence genome, one interval contains:
- the LRRTM3 gene encoding leucine-rich repeat transmembrane neuronal protein 3 isoform X3: MTDVWGDNFSKLFLFPGFNVIRLLSGSAVALVIAPTVLLTMLSSAERGCPKGCRCEGKMVYCESQKLQEIPSSISAGCLGLSLRYNSLQKLKYNQFKGLNQLTWLYLDHNHISNIDENAFSGIRRLKELILSSNRISYFLNNTFRPVTNLRNLDLSYNQLQSLGSEQFRGLRKLLSLHLRSNSLRTIPVRIFQDCRNLELLDLGYNRIRSLARNVFAGMIRLKELHLEHNQFSKLNLALFPRLVSLQNLYLQWNKISVIGQTMSWTWSSLQRLDLSGNEIEAFSGPSVFQCVPNLQRLNLDSNKLTFIGQEILDSWISLNDISLAGNIWECSRNICSLVNWLKSFKGLRENTIICASPKELQGVNVIDAVKNYSICGKSTTERFELARAFPQPTFKPKLTRPKHDSKPPLPPTIGATESSSEPEHDTEHISFHKIIAGSVALFLSVLVILLVIYVSWKRYPASMKQLQQRSLMRRHRKKKRQSLKQMTPSTQEFYVDYKPTNTETSEMLLNGTGPCTYNKSGSRECEV, encoded by the coding sequence ATGACTGATGTGTGGGGGGATAACTTTTCTAAGTTGTTTTTATTTCCAGGTTTCAATGTAATTAGGCTACTGAGCGGATCAGCTGTAGCTCTGGTAATAGCCCCTACTGTATTACTGACAATGCTTTCTTCTGCTGAACGAGGATGCCCTAAGGGCTGTAGGTGTGAAGGCAAAATGGTATATTGTGAATCTCAGAAATTGCAGGAGATTCCCTCAAGTATATCTGCTGGTTGTTTAGGTTTGTCCCTTCGATATAACAGCCTCCAAAAACTAAAATACAATCAATTTAAAGGTCTTAACCAACTCACCTGGCTCTATTTAGACCATAACCACATCAGCAATATTGATGAAAATGCTTTCAGTGGAATACGCAGACTAAAAGAGTTGATCCTGAGTTCCAACAGAATCTCCTATTTTCTTAATAATACCTTCAGACCTGTGACAAACCTCCGGAATTTGGATCTGTCATACAATCAGCTGCAGTCTCTGGGATCTGAACAGTTCAGGGGCTTAAGGAAGCTGCTGAGTTTACATTTGAGGTCCAATTCCCTAAGAACGATCCCTGTTCGAATATTTCAAGATTGTAGGAACCTTGAACTGCTGGACCTGGGTTACAATCGCATTCGAAGTTTAGCAAGGAATGTCTTTGCAGGCATGATCAGACTGAAAGAGCTTCATCTGGAGCACAATCAATTTTCTAAGCTCAACCTGGCACTTTTTCCAAGGCTAGTCAGCCTTCAAAACCTTTATTTACAGTGGAATAAAATCAGTGTGATAGGACAAACTATGTCCTGGACCTGGAGCTCATTACAAAGACTTGATTTATCTGGCAATGAAATAGAGGCTTTCAGTGGACCCAGTGTTTTTCAGTGTGTGCCCAATTTACAGCGCCTCAACCTGGATTCAAACAAGCTCACATTTATTGGTCAAGAAATTTTGGATTCTTGGATATCCCTCAATGACATCAGCCTTGCTGGGAATATATGGGAATGCAGCAGAAACATTTGCTCTTTGGTAAACTGGCTTAAAAGTTTTAAAGGGCTGAGGGAAAATACAATTATTTGTGCCAGCCCCAAAGAGTTGCAAGGAGTGAATGTTATTGATGCAGTGAAGAACTACAGCATCTGTGGCAAAAGCACCACGGAAAGGTTCGAATTAGCACGAGCTTTCCCACAACCAACGTTTAAACCAAAACTCACCAGGCCTAAACATGACAGCaagccccctctgcccccaacTATTGGAGCCACTGAATCAAGCTCTGAACCTGAGCACGACACTGAACACATCTCCTTCCATAAAATCATAGCAGGCAGCGTGGCCCTTTTCTTGTCTGTGCTTGTGATCCTGCTGGTAATCTATGTGTCATGGAAGCGTTACCCAGCCAGcatgaagcagctgcagcagcgctCTCTCATGCGAAGgcacaggaagaagaaaagacagTCGCTGAAGCAAATGACTCCAAGCACACAGGAATTTTATGTAGATTACAAACCTACCAACACTGAAACCAGTGAGATGCTGCTGAACGGAACAGGACCCTGCACGTATAACAAATCAGGCTCCAGGGAATGCGAG